The segment CTCGCAAGTTCAATATTTACACTCCGATTCTGAACCACCATTCAGAACCCGGGAAATACACAGAGAGTGCATCGGCACGAATAGTGACGGAATGAGCATGGAACTGGAAGAGCTCTCCCCGACCAACCTGGTCGGCCCGCAACAGGACGTAGAACCCATCGCCGCCTGGGCAGACCGCAACGGTGTCACCTGCGACACCGCTCGCGCCTGGGTGTATCGGGGAATCATCCCCTCAGTGAAGCTCGGCAAGCTGCGCATGGTGAACTGCGCCCTGCTCCGCCAATGGCTTCTGGAACAGGAGTGGACCGCATGAACGGCAACAACGAATCCCTCAACCTCAACAACCTGCCCGCTGGCCGTTACGACGCGGTGTGCAGCCCGGAAGCCTTCGCCAGCATGTGCGGCGTGTCTGACGACACCGTGATGGGCTGGATCAAGACCGGCACCGTTCCCGCCGTGCGCATGGCCGGCTCTCAAGTGATCAACCTTGAGCGCCTGTGCCAGGACCTGGAGCAAGGCAAGGACCAGTTCGATGAGGGGGATTACGCCAATGACTAGCCGCCGTGTCACCCTGAATGCCGGCAATGCGGCTGCCTTCATCGGCCAGACCGTGATGGTGGAGCTGATCCTGGAAGACGAGCCGGAATCCCTCTGGCGCTGCTTCCACGTCGTAGGCGTGGTGATGCCGGTGCCGGACCTGGTCAAGGAAGGTCACTTCCTGGTCTTCAACGCGCTTCGGGAAGAGCCGTTCCCGAGTGAAATCTTCTGGTCGGATATCCGTACCCTGACCACGCTGCACCGCCGCCAGTTGGAAGGCGTCGATCAGCCTTCCCCCGCGCTCGGCGGCCTGATCCGGTCAGGGGCCGCGCTCCCGGCTCGTCGGAACAGCTCCACCGTTCCGGCGAACGGAAGCACGGGCGCAGCGCACCCTTGACCACCCTCCTGCCCGAACAGCCTCGGCTGGGGAGTGTGGGGCAGCTTCACCGCCCCGCGCTCCCGAGCCCTCGGCGGCAAGAGCGGGATGACAAGGGCAGCGCCCTTGGTGTTTACACGGCCCTGCTGGGCGCGATGTGCTTCCTGGCCGCCTTGGCCGTTCTTCCCCCGCTGCAGTTCCTGCCCCCACCGCCTGCGCCGGAAAGCCTGCTGTTCCCCTGCTGGCCAGATGGCGACTTCCCTTCGATGACCTCGACAAGCCCTCCCCGGGAACTGTGTGAATACCCGAGCGCACACGCGTTTTGCACGGATACGCGCGCAGCGCGTACCGCGCAAACGCGTGAGCGCGGGAGGGCTCCCGCGTGCGGGTGGGACCCGCGCTCAAGCGGTCGTCAGGACGTCCCTGTAGCACGTCCTATCAATGGCTTAACGCCGTTTCAATTCGTGTCATTTCATGGAGTTTGACGACATGAGAAAAGCCGTAGACCAGATTCGCGTCGATTTGCAGACCGGCCAGGAGTGCCGGAACTCCCGTCTGTTCTTCTACCCGAAGGCAGCCCGGATGACCAACCTGTCGAAGGTCCGCCTGTTGGGCTGTCGCGTCGACACCGTGCGCCAGTTGTACCGGGGCATGGTCCGCCCCGAGGTCCTGGCCCTGTTCGAGGAAAGCGGTCTGGTCAGTTTTGCCGGGCACCAGTGGCATGCAGGGCGCGTGAGCCGGGATTCCGGCTACCAGTACAAGCTGCAGAACAACGACCTGGGCTTTGTGCTGCTGCTGAAGAACTTCAACGTGAAGGCCGATGTGATCGGCGCGCACATGAAGATCGAGGTCAGCCCCCACGCGATCCAATCGAGCCCGCCCGACGTGCTGCAGGAGTGGATGGACCGCTTCGCCAAGGCCGCCCTGGAGTGCATGGAGGCCAACCAGTGCGCCGTCCACCTCGCCCTGGACGTACAAGGCTGGCAACCGCCGAAGGACCTGATGGATCGCCTCCTGTGCCGGGCCCGTACCCGTCGCAGCATCACCGGCATCAACGAGATCTTCTATGACGGGGAAGCCGTCTCCTACGGCAACGGCCAGTCCTTCCTGTTCGGCTCCGCCTCGGGCATGCAGCTCGCGATCTACGACAAGACCCTGCAGGCCTACAGCATCGACAAGCTCGACTACTGGCAGTCGGTCTGGAAGACCATGGACAACCCCTTCGCCCCGGACGACGACCAGAACTACGACGCCAAGGCCCCGGTGTGGCGCGTGGAGCTGCGCTTCCATCACTCCATCGTCCAGCAGTTTGCCGACGGCTCGGCCAGCATGGACACCGGCGCCATGATCGACAGCCGCACCTACCGCGACCTTGCCCCGCACCTGGACGGGCTGTTCCAGTACGGCCTGGAATCCTTCCGCCTGTGCTCCAGCAAGGGCGTGTTCGATGCGTTCTGGACCTTACTGCGCCAGGACACGAAGGTTTCCGTGCCGGCCGTGTCCCTCGCCGGGCGTACCCACTACAAGCGTCACTACAAGACTTCGCAGGGCTTCTCCGGGAAGAACGTCGACCTGTTCATCGGCAACTTCATCAGCCTGGTGGCGCGTGAACGGGTTGGGGCAAAAAAGGCCTTTGCCAGCCTCCGCAATTGGGAGTGCTGGCCGGTGATCCGTGACCACTACGCCCACAAGGGCATGGATGAACGGGCCCTCTACAAGCGCATCAAACAGCTCCTGGAGGAACGCGTCGTCCGATGGGGGCGTGCGGTCTGATGGCCATCGAGCAACTGCCGGACGGCCGCTGGAAAGTCGATACCGAACCGATCAAGGGCCGCCGGTTCCGCAAGACCTTCAAGACCAAGGGTGAGGCGCAACGCTTCGAAGCGACCTGCCGGGCCAAGTGCATCGAAACCCCGGACTGGTCACCGCGCCCCAAGGACACACGACGGCTCCTGGAACTGATCGATCGCTGGCGTCTGCTCCACGGCCACGCCCTGTCGGACATCTACCGTACCGAGCTGGTACTGCGGCGCATGGCCGAAGGCATGGGCAACCCCATCGCCTGCCGATTAAGTGGCGCCCAATACACCGAGTACCGAGCCAAGCGCCTTGCAGCCGGCATTACCGGCAAGACGGTGAACACCCAGCTCGGCCACCTCTGCGCCGTGTTCAACATCCTCCAGGAGCTGGGGGAGATCGACTACTCCAACCCGCTGGCCAAGGTGAAGCCGCTCAAGCTCCAGGAGCGGGAGCTGTCCTACCTGAGCCGGGAACAGATCGAGGTGCTGTTCAACGCCATCCGCGAACACTGCCGCACGCCGCATACCGCGATGGTTGCGACCATCTGCCTGGCTACCGGGTGCCGCTGGGGAGAGGCCCAAGGGCTGCGCCCTGAGCGTGTGAAGGATGGTGCAGTGCACTTCGTGAACACCAAGTCCAAGCGCCGCCGCTCGGTGCCCATCGACGCCGCCCTGCAGGACTGCATCCAGGAACACTTCACCCGCCACGGCCTGTTCACCAACTGCCGTGACAGCTTCGACTTCGCGGTGAAAATGTCTGGCCTCGATCTACCTGCCGGCCAGAAGAGCCACGTCCTGCGCCACAGTTTTGCGTCGCACTTCATGATGAACGGCGGCAACATCCTCACGCTGCAGAAGATCCTGGGCCACGCCTCGCTGAACATGACGATGCGCTATGCACACCTGGCCCCGGAATACCTGCGAGACGTGATCAGCCTTGGGCCGATTCGGGATTT is part of the Pseudomonas lalkuanensis genome and harbors:
- a CDS encoding MerR family transcriptional regulator, which encodes MNGNNESLNLNNLPAGRYDAVCSPEAFASMCGVSDDTVMGWIKTGTVPAVRMAGSQVINLERLCQDLEQGKDQFDEGDYAND
- a CDS encoding MerR family transcriptional regulator, with the protein product MELEELSPTNLVGPQQDVEPIAAWADRNGVTCDTARAWVYRGIIPSVKLGKLRMVNCALLRQWLLEQEWTA
- a CDS encoding phage integrase, coding for MAIEQLPDGRWKVDTEPIKGRRFRKTFKTKGEAQRFEATCRAKCIETPDWSPRPKDTRRLLELIDRWRLLHGHALSDIYRTELVLRRMAEGMGNPIACRLSGAQYTEYRAKRLAAGITGKTVNTQLGHLCAVFNILQELGEIDYSNPLAKVKPLKLQERELSYLSREQIEVLFNAIREHCRTPHTAMVATICLATGCRWGEAQGLRPERVKDGAVHFVNTKSKRRRSVPIDAALQDCIQEHFTRHGLFTNCRDSFDFAVKMSGLDLPAGQKSHVLRHSFASHFMMNGGNILTLQKILGHASLNMTMRYAHLAPEYLRDVISLGPIRDFRHLYGADGSTM